CACGCAACGAGATTAATTGGCGTCATTGTAAGCATTGTAAGTGTGACCATAATACTTAACTTCAACAGCTTATTCGGCTTCGTCGTACAGCTCACTACACAATTTGCACAACCTTTAATTGGCATGCTTTGCTGTGTCTTTGCCGGCTGGATCTGGCACAGAGGAAAGTTATTAGATGCGATTAAAGAAGGGAATGATGCCGTAGAACATAGCTTCTTTTGGAAGATTTGGCCTTGGTATATTAAATTTATTTGTCCTTTGGCAATTGCCCTTGTCTTTATCAACTCTTTATAAAAAAGGCGCATAAGCGCCTTTTTTATTATGAAAATGTACCGTCCTAATTAAGGTTGACACTTTTCAAATTTAAATTTGGAGAATGTCATGACATCTATATCTAAGAGAACCCAAAGAGATTATTCGCTTGCCTTTAAATTATCAGTTGTTGATAAGGTAGAAAAAGGCGAATGCACTTACAAACAAGCACAAGACCATTATGGTATCCAAGGGGCTTCGACAGTTTTAGTTTGGCTTCGTAAGCATGGCCGTTTAGATTGGAGTAAAGGAACACCTAATCATATGAGTGAGGTCAGTTATATGTCAGAGCCCAAAGACTTAACGCCAGAGCAAAAAATCAAAGCACTTGAGAAAGAGCTGGAGGATGCAAAACTCAAGGCACAGTTCTTCGAAACGATAGTTGATGTACTTGATAAAGATTTCGGAGTACGTATTACAAAAAAGCAACGTAACAAGTTATTGAAGAAAAAACCATAGCCAAGCTATCGGTGAGTAAAGCGTGTATGTATTTGGGCATTACTCGGCAAGCTTATTACAAGCGTTGTAAAGTGAATGCAAACAACGCACTACTTGAGCAAAGTGTTCTCTCATTTGTGAGGCTTGAGCGCATGACTCACCCTCGTATTGGCACGAGAAAGTTACAATACATGATGAAACAATCTCAGATATCAATCGGAAGAGACCGCCTATTTACTTTACTAAGGCTAAATCGTTTATTAGTACCGAACAAACGTGCGTTCCATAAAACGACACATAGTCTTCATCGATTTTATAAACACCCCAACATCATAAAAGAAGGCATTGAGCTAACCC
This genomic window from Pseudoalteromonas luteoviolacea contains:
- a CDS encoding IS3 family transposase (programmed frameshift) yields the protein MTSISKRTQRDYSLAFKLSVVDKVEKGECTYKQAQDHYGIQGASTVLVWLRKHGRLDWSKGTPNHMSEVSYMSEPKDLTPEQKIKALEKELEDAKLKAQFFETIVDVLDKDFGVRITKKQRKQVIEEKTIAKLSVSKACMYLGITRQAYYKRCKVNANNALLEQSVLSFVRLERMTHPRIGTRKLQYMMKQSQISIGRDRLFTLLRLNRLLVPNKRAFHKTTHSLHRFYKHPNIIKEGIELTRPEQLWVADITYLPTNECGAYLSLVTDAYSRKVVGYHLSDDLKTSSVKLAFKHALTHRKSTSILIHHSDRGIQYCSNEYQQIHEKHGVICSMTDGYDCYQNALAERVNGILKNEYLLIKPNNLAEAKKMVKQSVEIYNQKRPHTALNYKTPDEVHRAF